The Phycisphaeraceae bacterium genome has a window encoding:
- a CDS encoding FkbM family methyltransferase, with amino-acid sequence MPILALKRYLRRWRLKRHGVFEEIEVNRLALAYEHGGWMICPDGIGPDSVVYSFGVGTNVAWDLAMIERFGCTIHAFDPTPRSVQWVRSQQLPGQFRFHDLGIANVDGEKAFFPPRRASSTNYSPIDRGQAFDGKEVVKAPVARLATIMQRLGHDRLDLLKMDIEGGEYDVIDDMLASDLDVRQFIVEFHHNFRTVPLQRTLDAVAGLRRAGFRLFHVSDRSYEMSFIRGVA; translated from the coding sequence ATGCCCATTCTTGCGCTCAAACGATACCTGCGACGATGGCGTCTCAAGCGTCACGGCGTGTTCGAGGAGATCGAGGTCAATCGCCTCGCGCTGGCGTATGAGCACGGCGGCTGGATGATCTGCCCGGACGGCATCGGGCCGGACAGCGTCGTCTATTCCTTCGGCGTGGGCACCAACGTGGCGTGGGATCTGGCCATGATCGAGCGCTTCGGCTGCACCATTCACGCCTTCGACCCCACGCCGCGCAGCGTGCAGTGGGTTCGGTCGCAGCAGCTGCCCGGTCAGTTTCGGTTTCATGACCTGGGCATCGCCAACGTGGATGGCGAGAAGGCGTTCTTTCCCCCGCGCCGGGCGAGTTCGACCAACTATTCACCCATCGACCGCGGGCAGGCCTTCGACGGCAAGGAAGTGGTGAAAGCGCCGGTCGCCCGTCTGGCGACGATCATGCAGCGCCTGGGCCACGATCGGCTCGATCTGCTGAAGATGGACATTGAGGGCGGAGAGTACGACGTGATCGACGACATGCTCGCCAGCGATCTGGACGTGCGGCAGTTCATCGTGGAATTTCACCACAACTTCCGCACTGTCCCGCTGCAGCGCACGCTGGACGCGGTGGCGGGGCTTCGCAGGGCGGGGTTCCGGCTCTTCCACGTGTCGGATCGGAGCTACGAGATGTCGTTCATCCGCGGGGTGGCCTGA
- a CDS encoding MBOAT family protein: protein MNFKSFEFVVFFVVVYALTLLLRRWITGRNVLLLGASYYFYGYWDAKFLVLIYLSTAIDYVAALGIVGERLSWLRRAGISALLVLSGLALVGVNWESVRAGTYDWSLGNILWPSHTGARPAIIACYVVALLWPFINEGMFRLGEAGRRRAFLLASLVANLGLLGFFKYYGFFVTSAVEVLQRFGIEAHPHVLEIVLPVGISFYTFQTLSYTIDVYRGQMGAERNLLSFALYVAFFPQLVAGPIERASHLLPQMSRVLPITRWHVYTGFWLLGWGMFKKVVLADNAALICDSVFAAFAGDKPPEGAGFTAWLGVYAFAIQIYCDFSAYSDIARGTARMMGFDLMLNFNLPYFAVNPSDFWRRWHISLSTWLRDYLYIPLGGNRKGPVRTYVNLMATMVLGGLWHGAAWTFVLWGIYHGGLLAIHRMLQGHFERWYAFKAKWMRDLWKVIMIVFFFHLTCLGWLLFRARSMDQLWAMARAMFTDLGSQVDLMGPSGGISLAALMIFLFVVQFIQYRSRDLMIVFRWPLAARAAVYAALMLGFVLFGAFGESPFIYFQF, encoded by the coding sequence TTGAACTTCAAGAGCTTCGAGTTCGTCGTCTTCTTCGTCGTGGTGTACGCGCTTACGCTGCTGCTGCGCCGGTGGATCACCGGGCGCAACGTGCTGCTGCTGGGGGCGTCGTACTACTTCTACGGCTACTGGGACGCGAAGTTCCTGGTGCTCATCTACCTGAGCACGGCGATCGACTACGTGGCCGCCTTGGGCATTGTTGGCGAGCGGCTCTCGTGGCTCAGGCGCGCGGGCATCTCGGCGTTGCTGGTGCTGTCGGGTCTGGCGCTGGTCGGTGTGAACTGGGAGTCGGTGCGCGCCGGAACATACGACTGGTCGCTCGGCAACATTCTCTGGCCATCGCACACGGGGGCGCGCCCGGCGATCATCGCCTGCTATGTCGTCGCGCTGCTCTGGCCATTCATCAACGAGGGCATGTTCCGGCTGGGCGAAGCGGGGCGCAGACGGGCCTTCCTGCTGGCCTCTCTGGTCGCCAACCTGGGGCTGCTGGGCTTCTTCAAGTACTACGGCTTCTTCGTCACCAGCGCGGTGGAGGTGCTGCAGCGGTTCGGCATCGAAGCCCATCCCCACGTGCTGGAGATCGTGCTGCCGGTGGGCATCTCGTTCTACACCTTCCAGACGCTCTCATACACCATCGACGTGTACCGGGGTCAGATGGGCGCGGAGCGCAACCTGCTCTCCTTCGCGCTCTACGTGGCGTTCTTCCCGCAACTGGTGGCGGGGCCGATCGAGCGCGCCAGCCACCTGCTGCCGCAGATGTCTCGCGTGCTGCCCATCACGCGGTGGCACGTGTACACGGGCTTCTGGCTGCTGGGGTGGGGAATGTTCAAGAAGGTGGTGCTGGCGGACAACGCGGCGCTGATTTGCGACAGTGTGTTCGCCGCCTTCGCGGGCGACAAGCCGCCTGAAGGCGCGGGCTTCACCGCGTGGCTGGGCGTCTACGCCTTCGCCATCCAGATCTACTGCGACTTCTCCGCCTATTCCGACATCGCGCGGGGCACGGCCCGGATGATGGGCTTCGACCTGATGCTCAACTTCAACCTGCCCTACTTCGCGGTCAATCCCAGCGACTTCTGGCGGCGCTGGCACATTTCGCTTTCGACGTGGCTGCGGGACTACCTCTACATCCCGCTTGGAGGCAACCGCAAGGGACCGGTGCGCACCTACGTCAACCTGATGGCCACCATGGTGCTCGGCGGGCTGTGGCACGGGGCGGCATGGACGTTCGTACTCTGGGGCATCTATCACGGCGGGCTGCTGGCGATCCACCGCATGCTGCAGGGACATTTCGAGCGCTGGTACGCCTTCAAGGCGAAGTGGATGCGCGACCTGTGGAAGGTCATCATGATCGTCTTCTTCTTCCACCTGACGTGCCTGGGCTGGCTGCTCTTCCGCGCCCGGTCGATGGACCAGTTGTGGGCGATGGCCAGGGCCATGTTCACTGACCTGGGCAGCCAGGTGGATCTGATGGGACCGAGCGGCGGCATCTCGCTGGCGGCGCTGATGATCTTCCTCTTCGTCGTACAGTTCATCCAGTACCGCTCGCGCGACCTGATGATCGTCTTCCGCTGGCCGCTGGCGGCGCGGGCGGCGGTGTACGCGGCATTGATGCTGGGCTTCGTGCTGTTTGGAGCATTCGGTGAATCCCCGTTCATCTACTTCCAGTTCTGA
- a CDS encoding histidinol-phosphatase HisJ family protein — protein MVVTYHNHSTFSDGKASVKEMIDAAAAMGVSEVGLSDHLTLHPGGRVVPWSMKPDQLTHYVEAVRAEMSRCDIVVRLGLELDWFDGHESVLARAVAAHPFDYVLGSVHFVGDFPVDGVPSRWGKLTQDDIDALHRGYWERLARMARSGLVDIVAHLDLPKKFGHLPRAQPWDVIEPALDAIAEHGLAVELNTAGWSKPCADAYPSLDLLRACRERGIETMLAADAHKPADLLRDFDRGAERLREAGYDHVVRFAGRVRRTERLDQSAPASDVNCSTG, from the coding sequence ATGGTCGTCACGTACCACAATCACTCGACTTTCAGCGACGGCAAGGCGTCGGTGAAGGAGATGATCGACGCCGCCGCCGCGATGGGCGTCAGCGAGGTCGGCCTGTCCGACCACTTGACGCTCCACCCCGGGGGGCGGGTTGTGCCGTGGAGCATGAAGCCCGATCAACTGACTCACTACGTGGAGGCCGTTCGCGCTGAGATGAGCCGTTGCGACATCGTCGTGCGCCTCGGACTGGAACTGGACTGGTTCGATGGCCATGAGTCGGTCCTCGCGCGGGCGGTGGCGGCGCATCCCTTTGACTATGTCCTTGGAAGCGTCCACTTCGTTGGTGATTTCCCGGTGGACGGCGTCCCCTCGCGCTGGGGTAAACTCACCCAGGACGACATCGACGCCCTCCACCGCGGCTACTGGGAGCGGCTCGCCCGCATGGCCCGCAGCGGGCTGGTGGACATCGTGGCCCACCTCGATCTGCCCAAGAAGTTCGGCCATCTCCCGCGCGCCCAGCCGTGGGACGTGATCGAGCCCGCCCTGGACGCCATCGCCGAGCACGGGCTGGCGGTGGAACTCAACACCGCCGGGTGGAGCAAGCCCTGCGCGGATGCGTATCCATCATTGGACCTGCTCCGCGCGTGTCGTGAACGCGGCATTGAGACCATGCTGGCCGCCGACGCGCACAAGCCGGCGGATCTGCTGCGGGACTTTGATCGGGGGGCTGAACGACTTCGCGAAGCGGGGTACGACCACGTGGTCCGCTTCGCCGGTCGAGTTCGACGAACGGAGCGGCTGGATCAATCCGCCCCGGCGAGCGACGTGAACTGCTCCACCGGTTGA
- the lpdA gene encoding dihydrolipoyl dehydrogenase, translating into MADSTHYDLIVIGAGPAGYVGAIRAAQLGKKVACVERNRLGGVCLNWGCIPSKALLHNAELYTEAVKHGKEWGIEFDNVKVNWETIIKRSRGVTDQLNKGVAFLFKKNKIDHHEGHATIVSGKTGGKPCTVEVRTPDDNYYHGTGKDLKKTLTADRVLIATGAAPRELPFAKFDGKTIVSSYHAMILPDQPRHMVIIGSGAIGMEFAYFYNAFGTKVTVVEMVDRILPVEDDEISKLAQRAFEKQGITFHVGHTVKAVDVKSKGGAKVTIVDVKDEKKTQTIDADVVLVAVGVAARFDGLFSDKLGIQIEKGCIKTDYRTAKEPTYQTSVPGIYAVGDVIGPPALAHKGSEEAVVAVERMFGHHTIGIDYDAIPGCTYCNPQIASIGLTERAVKEKGIEYNVGKYSLKAHGKAIAVGAADGLVKIITTKKYGEILGAHIIGEDASELIAELGLAKRLEATAEDIISTVHAHPTMAESIHEAALATEGRMIHN; encoded by the coding sequence GTGGCAGACAGCACGCACTACGACCTCATCGTCATCGGCGCCGGTCCCGCGGGGTACGTGGGCGCCATCCGGGCCGCCCAGTTGGGCAAAAAAGTCGCCTGCGTGGAGCGCAACCGCCTGGGCGGCGTCTGCCTCAACTGGGGCTGCATCCCCAGCAAGGCCCTGCTGCATAACGCCGAGCTCTACACCGAGGCCGTCAAGCACGGCAAGGAATGGGGCATCGAATTCGACAACGTGAAGGTCAACTGGGAGACGATCATCAAGCGCTCCCGCGGCGTCACCGACCAGCTCAACAAGGGCGTGGCCTTCCTGTTCAAGAAGAACAAGATCGATCACCACGAGGGGCACGCCACCATCGTCTCCGGAAAGACAGGCGGCAAGCCCTGCACAGTCGAAGTACGCACACCCGACGACAACTACTACCACGGCACCGGGAAGGATCTCAAGAAGACGCTCACCGCCGACCGCGTGCTGATCGCCACCGGCGCGGCCCCGCGCGAGCTGCCCTTCGCCAAGTTCGACGGCAAGACCATCGTGTCCTCGTATCACGCGATGATCCTGCCCGACCAGCCCAGGCACATGGTCATCATCGGCTCGGGCGCCATCGGCATGGAATTCGCCTACTTCTACAACGCCTTCGGCACCAAGGTGACGGTGGTCGAGATGGTCGATCGCATCCTGCCGGTGGAGGATGATGAGATCAGCAAACTCGCCCAGCGCGCGTTCGAGAAGCAGGGTATCACCTTCCACGTGGGCCACACCGTGAAGGCCGTGGATGTGAAGTCCAAGGGCGGCGCCAAGGTCACCATCGTCGATGTGAAGGACGAGAAGAAGACGCAGACCATCGACGCGGACGTGGTGCTGGTGGCCGTGGGCGTGGCGGCCCGCTTCGATGGACTGTTCAGCGACAAACTGGGCATCCAGATCGAGAAGGGCTGCATCAAGACCGACTACCGCACCGCCAAGGAGCCCACGTATCAGACCAGCGTGCCGGGAATCTACGCCGTCGGCGACGTGATCGGCCCGCCCGCGCTCGCCCACAAGGGCTCGGAGGAAGCCGTCGTGGCGGTGGAGCGCATGTTCGGCCACCACACTATCGGCATCGACTACGACGCCATTCCCGGCTGCACCTACTGCAACCCGCAGATCGCCTCCATCGGGCTCACCGAGCGGGCGGTCAAGGAGAAGGGCATCGAGTACAACGTGGGCAAGTACTCGCTCAAGGCGCACGGCAAGGCCATCGCGGTGGGTGCGGCGGACGGCCTGGTGAAGATCATCACCACCAAGAAGTACGGCGAGATCCTCGGCGCCCACATCATCGGCGAGGACGCCAGCGAACTCATCGCCGAACTCGGACTGGCCAAGCGGCTGGAAGCCACGGCGGAGGACATCATCTCCACCGTCCACGCCCACCCGACCATGGCCGAGAGCATCCACGAGGCGGCCCTGGCCACCGAGGGTCGGATGATTCACAACTGA
- a CDS encoding RNA methyltransferase: MRQSPRLEFIPIDDPADPRLEDYRHIRDRDLKGESGRPGLFMGEQAKTVAKMLAIPGMTKSIMTTAAHVDEIGRAAAAPSQPPAAAPVPVYVVSPAAIERVAGFPIHRGVIAVGHRPPASERTLDHVVPRGRDHLTLLLCEDITNIDNIGLLFRNAAAFGVDAVILSPRCHDPLYRKSVRVSIGHVLTTPWARSTDWLGDLQRLRREWGVTLIAAATGGQARSIDAINAPRRVGLIVGSEQSGLTPQTIAACDDAARIPMAPGVDSLNVGVAAAVCLHRFSRGARV, from the coding sequence GTGCGACAATCGCCTCGTCTCGAGTTCATCCCCATCGACGACCCCGCCGACCCGCGGCTGGAGGACTATCGGCACATCCGCGACCGCGATCTGAAGGGTGAATCCGGGCGGCCGGGGCTGTTCATGGGTGAGCAGGCCAAGACGGTGGCCAAGATGCTCGCGATACCCGGCATGACGAAGTCGATCATGACGACGGCGGCCCACGTGGATGAGATCGGGCGCGCCGCCGCAGCGCCGTCGCAGCCCCCCGCCGCCGCGCCCGTTCCGGTGTACGTGGTGTCGCCCGCGGCGATCGAGCGGGTGGCGGGTTTCCCGATTCACCGAGGCGTCATCGCGGTGGGCCATCGCCCGCCCGCCAGCGAACGCACGCTTGACCACGTTGTGCCGCGCGGGCGGGATCATCTCACTTTGCTGCTGTGCGAGGACATCACCAACATCGACAACATCGGGCTGCTCTTCCGCAACGCGGCGGCGTTCGGGGTGGATGCGGTCATCCTCAGCCCGCGATGCCACGACCCGCTCTACCGCAAGAGCGTGCGTGTGTCGATCGGCCACGTACTGACCACGCCCTGGGCGCGCTCGACGGACTGGCTTGGCGACCTGCAGCGACTGCGGCGCGAGTGGGGCGTGACGCTGATCGCCGCCGCGACGGGCGGACAGGCCCGGTCGATAGACGCCATCAACGCGCCGCGGCGGGTGGGGCTGATCGTCGGCTCAGAGCAGTCGGGACTGACCCCGCAGACCATCGCGGCCTGCGATGATGCGGCGCGCATCCCCATGGCGCCGGGCGTGGATTCGCTCAACGTGGGCGTGGCGGCGGCGGTGTGCCTGCACCGCTTCTCGCGCGGGGCGCGGGTCTGA
- a CDS encoding PQQ-binding-like beta-propeller repeat protein, whose protein sequence is MLLGFAGCAMLAGAAAEPGWPGFRGPNGSGVTESTLPEALDLDSHLLWKREIDKGYSSPVVVGDMVILTTHADGKSFTLALSRATGEPMWRVEAPTPLPAKRGTPNSPVSSTPASDGERLYVLYEHFGLVCYDLSGRELWKREMAPFNVPHGMSSSPVLACGLVIVQCDQDTDSHVAALDALTGEPRWRAERPGFAHSYATPAIARPKDGPEQVIVAGSFETVSYDVKTGEKLWWVNGMAWQTKTVPVMDENHSHVFIHAAFGAPNEFGAPKLSGTWEESLAARDRNADGKLVVDEFEFPALKELWFLYDLDNDTFMDGSEWAMALKRQTATGGVFAIRLGGEGDVSDSHVEWTYTNRRGMPDMPSPLLYDGVLYLIKDGGLLTALNPQNGEVLKQDRTGATDAYAASPVAAGGRLVLAGRGGSVKLLRAGRDWELLSEVEVEGDIWSTPAIADGCLFVRTQQALYCFR, encoded by the coding sequence GTGCTCCTTGGCTTCGCGGGCTGCGCCATGCTCGCGGGCGCGGCGGCCGAGCCCGGCTGGCCGGGCTTTCGCGGCCCCAACGGGTCGGGGGTGACGGAATCCACGCTGCCCGAGGCACTGGACCTCGACAGCCACCTGCTGTGGAAGCGCGAGATCGACAAGGGGTACTCCTCCCCGGTCGTGGTGGGTGACATGGTCATCCTCACCACGCACGCGGACGGCAAGTCGTTCACCCTGGCCCTCAGCCGCGCCACCGGCGAGCCGATGTGGCGCGTCGAGGCCCCCACGCCCCTGCCGGCCAAGCGTGGCACGCCCAACTCGCCGGTGTCATCCACGCCCGCCAGCGACGGCGAGCGCCTGTACGTGCTCTACGAGCATTTCGGATTGGTCTGCTATGACCTGTCGGGCAGAGAACTGTGGAAGCGCGAGATGGCGCCGTTCAACGTGCCGCACGGCATGTCGTCATCGCCGGTGCTGGCCTGTGGGCTGGTGATCGTGCAATGCGACCAGGACACCGATTCGCACGTCGCGGCGCTGGATGCGCTCACCGGCGAGCCGCGCTGGCGGGCGGAGCGGCCCGGCTTCGCGCACAGCTACGCCACGCCCGCCATCGCGCGACCCAAGGACGGCCCGGAGCAGGTCATCGTCGCGGGCTCGTTCGAGACGGTTTCCTACGACGTCAAGACCGGCGAAAAACTCTGGTGGGTGAACGGCATGGCGTGGCAGACCAAGACTGTTCCCGTGATGGACGAGAACCACTCGCACGTCTTCATCCACGCGGCGTTCGGCGCGCCCAATGAGTTCGGCGCGCCCAAGCTGAGCGGCACGTGGGAGGAATCCCTCGCCGCGCGCGACAGGAACGCGGACGGGAAACTCGTCGTCGATGAGTTCGAGTTCCCCGCCCTCAAGGAACTCTGGTTCCTCTACGACCTGGACAACGACACCTTCATGGACGGATCGGAGTGGGCCATGGCCCTCAAGCGCCAGACGGCCACCGGCGGCGTCTTCGCCATCCGCCTGGGCGGCGAGGGCGACGTGTCGGACAGCCACGTGGAATGGACGTACACCAACCGGCGCGGCATGCCCGACATGCCATCGCCCCTGCTCTACGACGGAGTGCTCTACCTCATCAAGGATGGCGGCCTGCTCACCGCCCTCAACCCTCAGAACGGCGAGGTCCTCAAGCAGGACCGCACCGGCGCGACCGACGCCTACGCCGCTTCGCCCGTCGCGGCGGGAGGGCGCCTGGTTCTGGCTGGTCGCGGGGGGTCGGTGAAACTGCTGCGGGCCGGGAGAGACTGGGAGTTGCTCTCCGAGGTCGAAGTCGAAGGCGACATCTGGTCCACGCCCGCCATCGCGGACGGCTGTCTCTTCGTGCGCACCCAGCAGGCGCTGTATTGCTTCCGTTGA
- a CDS encoding class I SAM-dependent methyltransferase: protein MQTHKRHHSTHEFICERFGSPEAAEKYAAAQVGTAMHRREVRCIKRVLGDLPAGAAVLDLPCGTGRLLPALLRRGYRVTEADSSPHMVEKAKETLARIGGREEQVRYIVADALSTGLPDRSFDAVICNRLLHHFPDSQTRRRVLAELARVARGRIVVSFFCSAAWDSAVFFARNALRRVHPDDRVPISYSTMSADARAVGLRVARVAAVRPGISKQWYLGLEHAEAMTMLKAG from the coding sequence GTGCAGACCCACAAACGACATCATTCCACGCATGAGTTCATTTGCGAGCGTTTCGGTTCTCCCGAAGCCGCGGAGAAGTACGCCGCCGCGCAGGTGGGCACGGCGATGCATCGGCGCGAGGTGCGCTGCATCAAGCGCGTGCTGGGCGATCTGCCGGCGGGCGCCGCGGTGCTTGATCTGCCGTGCGGGACGGGTCGGCTGCTGCCCGCTCTCCTTCGGCGCGGGTATCGGGTGACGGAGGCGGATTCCTCGCCTCACATGGTGGAGAAGGCGAAGGAGACGCTCGCCCGCATCGGGGGCCGCGAAGAGCAGGTGCGATATATCGTGGCCGACGCCCTGAGCACGGGGCTGCCCGACCGCTCCTTTGACGCGGTCATCTGCAACCGACTGCTGCATCATTTTCCCGATTCGCAGACGCGGCGTCGCGTGCTGGCGGAACTGGCCCGCGTGGCGCGGGGACGAATCGTGGTGTCGTTCTTCTGCAGCGCGGCGTGGGATTCCGCGGTCTTCTTCGCACGCAATGCCCTGCGGCGCGTGCACCCGGATGACCGAGTGCCGATCTCGTACTCGACGATGTCGGCGGACGCGCGGGCCGTCGGGCTGCGTGTGGCTCGTGTGGCGGCCGTGCGGCCCGGCATCTCGAAGCAATGGTATCTCGGGCTGGAGCACGCCGAGGCGATGACCATGCTCAAGGCCGGATGA